From the genome of Bos indicus x Bos taurus breed Angus x Brahman F1 hybrid chromosome 19, Bos_hybrid_MaternalHap_v2.0, whole genome shotgun sequence:
aagtgtcttttaatttcatagatgcagtcaccatctgcagtaattttggagcccaagaaaattaagtttgtcactgtttccattatttccctatctatttgccatgaagtgatgggaccagatgccatgatcttagttttctccaggggatcttcaggagATCTTGattcagggatcagacccatgtctcttgtctcctgcattggcaggtggtttctttaccactagcaccacctgggggggaaaaaacagagcttcacattttttaatattccagaGGGATTACATTTTGCtaagcataaatatttatttcaaaagaattCAGACCAACCGGGAATCTCATGTAGAACAGAAAGCTATTTAAGAAATATTAGTTTTTATTGTTCACTGAGGTTATGAAGCCAGTAATTCCAATTCTGAACAGTTCATcatattaagaaaatacaaacatttCCTGTAAGAGTGCTTATATGAAAGGAAGGATCTCATTGAGTACTAATTCATATATAAAGAGTGCtagaattttcagttcagttcagttcattcactcagtcatgtccaactctttgtgaccccatgaatctcagcacgccaggcctccctgtccatcaccaactcctggagttcactcaaactcatgtccatcaagtcagtgatgccatccagccatctcatcctctgttatccctttctcctcctgcccccaatccctcccagcatcagagtcttttccaatgagtcaactctttgcatgaggtggccaaagtaccagagtttcagctttagcatcattccttccaaagaaatcccagggctgatctcattcagaatggactggttgggtctccttgcagtccaagcgactctcaggagtcttctccaacaccacacttcaaaagcatcaattcttcagtgctcagctttcttcagagtccaactctcacatacatacatgaccactggaaaaaccatagccttgactagatggaacttttttggcaaagtaatgtctctgcttttgaatatgctatctaggttggtcataactttccttccaaggagtaagggtcttttaatttcatgctgcagtcaccatctgcagtgattttggagcccccaaaaataaagtttgacactgtttgcactatttccccaatctatttgccatgaagtgatgggaccagatgccatgatcttcattttctgaatgttgagctttaagccaactttttcactctccactttcactttcatcaagaggcttttgagttcctcttcactttctgccataagggtggtgtcatctgcatatctgaggttatggatatttctcccagcaatcttgattccagcttgtgcttcttccagcccagcgtttctcatgatgtactctgcatagaagttaaataatcagggtgacaatatacagccttgacgtactccttttcctatttggaatcagtttgttgttccatgtccagttctaactgttgcttcctgacctgcatataggtttctcaagaggcgggtcaggtggtctgggattcccatctctttcagaattttccacagtttattgtgatccacacagtcaaaggctttggcatagtcaataaagcagaaatagatgtttttctggatctctcttgctttttcgatgatccaccggatgttggaATTTGGCctcttattcctctgccttttctaaaaccagcttgaacgtctggaagctcacggttcatgtGAACTCcaagctgaagcctggcttggagaattttgagcattggagaaggcagtggcaccccactccagtagtcttgcctggcaaatcccatggacggaggagcctgataggctggagtctatggggtccctaggagtcggacacgactgagtgatttctcgttcacttttcactttcatgcattggagaaggaaatggcaacccactccagtgttcctgcctagagaatcccggagatgggggagcctggtgggctgctgtctcttgggtcgcacagagtcggacacgatgaggCGACTTAACAGTAGTAtactagcgtgcgagatgagtgcaattatgcagtagtttgagcattctttggcattgcctttctttgggattggaatgaaaactgaccttttccagtcctgtggccactgctgagttttccaaatttgctggcatattgagtgcagcactttcacagcatcatctttcaggatttgaaatagctcaactggaattccatcacctccactagctttgttcgtagcgatgcttcctaagacccacttgacttcacattctaggatgtctggctctaggtcagtgatcacaccatcgtgattatctgggtcgtgaagatcttttttgtacagttcttctgtgtactcttgccacttcttcttaatatcttctgcttctgttaggtccatacaatttctgtcctttattgagcccatctttgcatgaaatgttcccttggtatctctaattttcttgaagagatctctagtctttctcattctgttgttttcctctatttctttgcactgatccctgaggaaagctttcttatctcttcgtgctattctttggaactctgcattcagatgcttatatctttctttttctcccttgctttttgcttttcttcttttcacagctctttgtaagacctccctagacagccattttgcttttttgcatttcttttccatagggatggtcttgatccctgtctcctgtacagtgtcacaaacctcattccatagttcatcaagcactctacctatcagatccaggccctcaaatctatttctcacttccactgtataatcataagggatttgatttaggtcatacctgaatggtctagtggttttccctactttcttcaatttaagtctgaatttggcaataaggagttcatgatctgagtcacagtcagcttctggtcttgtttttgctgactgtatagagtttctccatctttggctgcaaacaatataatcaatctgatttcggtgttgaccatctggtgacgtccatgtgtagagtcttctcttgtgttgttggaagagggtgtttgctatgaccagtgcattctcttggcaaaactctattagtctttgccctgcttcattccatattccaaggccaaatttgcctgttactccaggtatttcttgacttcctacttttgcattccagtcccctataatgaaaagaacatcttttttgggtgttagttctaaaaggtcttgtaggtcttcatagaaccgttcaacttcagcttcttcagtgttactggttggggcatagacttggactactgtgatattgaatggtttgccttggaaatgaacagagatcattctgtcgtttttgagattgcatccaagtactgcattttggaaaaggcaatggcaccccactccagtactcttgcctggaaaatcccgtagacggaggagcctggtgggctgcagtccatggggtcgctaagagtcggacatgactgagcaacatcactttcacttttcactttcatgcattggagaaggaatggcaacgcactccagtattcttgcctggagaatcccagggacggggcagcctgatgggctgccgtctatgggatcacacagagtcggacacgactgaagcaacttagcagcagcaacactgcattttgaactcttttgttgaccatgatggctactccatttcttctaagtgattcctgcccgcagtagtagatataatggtcatctgagttaaagtttTAAGATGGTGCAATAATTGCATATGGATGAGAAATCGATCTTGGGATCTGGGTGACAAAATGAAAGAGTTTACAGGATTTTTTTCCAATGTAGTTAGTAAACAAACATTTTCCCACCTATGATATCATCCAAATTAagatcaattaatttttttaaagtaagctaTCAATCAAGTTGTTTTGATAATATGAGAAAGAACTGTCCACTGTGctgatgagcttccctggtggctcagtgggtaaagaatctgcctgcaggagacccaggttcaattcctgtgttgggaagattccctggagaaggaaatagcaactcactctagtattcttgcttggaaaatcccatgggcagaggagcctggtgggccatagtccatagggtcacaagagtcggacatgacttagggccTAAACCACCAACACCGTGCTGACAGAAAGCAGTGAAAGTCAGGGTCAGCTGGTCTCAAACTGTGGTTTCAGAgaagcatcatcatcatcacctgaAAACTTGTTTGAAATGCACATTTTCATGCTCCAACTAAGATCTACTGCATCAAAAATTCTGTGTGGGCATTTCTGAGTCTTTATATCCATTCTAGGTGATCTAATGGGTCCTTCCAAAACGCCCAGAGATTTTGATTCTTTTGGAGAGGTTCTGTTCTTCCTGATCTTGATATCCTATCAaacatgtcatgaacctccacaattttcagtgtctttggtgggtttttgtttgtttttgttttgtggggcttctattatttgtttttgattacttctttgttttttggCTTCAAGATGGCCTTTCAAATAATGCTTTTGAGAGACCTAGAAACTTATTAACAGGTCCCATTGTTCCCTCATCCCCAGCAGGACTCATTCCAGCTCTGCTTCCTGAGCCCAGTCCAATTATTTCTCCCTGAGGAGATCCCCTCTTCCCCAAGGCCATGCCCATGAGTCATGTGTGTGAGTGACGGCAGAGATCAGGAAGCTATGAGACTGCATGGAGAGGACCTCCCAGAAAGTGTAAGACATgaactctcttcttccacttggGGCTGAAGGAAGGTGAGAGCCTGAGGGTTTCCATGCCTGCTGATAGGAAAATAGTAGTTAGGTTTTTAAAAACACCTGCTAGAAGGTGAGGAGAATAAGCCAGTGTCATAGACTTGATAGTACTAAGTCTAAAAAAGAGGAGAGCCTTGGGAAGTAATTTGGAGGGGGCACTGTGCTGTTAATACAGAGGGTTCATGTTACATGTAAACCCTAGGAATTTCAGCAACCAAGCATAGAACTTGCTTCATGAGACAAGAAACAGGATACTTAAAATCACTAAAAATACTACACATAATCCATCACCTACTTAATACATTATTTGGCAACATTCACTGAGCATGTGCTGTTATCAGAGTTGCTGTTCCAATTTCTGAGGTTACTAAGACACTGAAATCATGATACAGTTGGTTTAGGGGAGAagctgaaaaaggaaacaaatgatgaTAAACATTATTGGGGTAtgctttaaatgtttaaagaaactTGAGCAATAGGATTTTTTTCTGCAAGGGAGAAATGCTGATAGGAGTGACAGAGAGGGTAAGGTGGGCTTTTCTAAGGTTGAGATGAGATGGTAGGGAGAAAATTCCAGGAAACAAACatggaaatgaataaatatgttaTCATGTTTGAGACTATAATCAGAGGTGGGGATATTGATTAGAAAGGCATCTGGAGGTTATGTTTTATAGCCCTATATGACAAGCTGAGTTGCATGTACAAGTGTAAGTATGTGATTCTACCCTGACTTGACCTGCAAAATATTGGATGTGGCTTCTAAGGGGCTCTGGTGAGCATCACTATAAGATGTGAGGGGGGAAGTGATTGGATCAGCATTTAGAAAGGTCTCATGGAGAGCTTTGTAGAAGGAAGAGTGAAGTGAAAGCAAACCGAAGTGAAAAATAAGAAGGGAGTGATCTCTGATCAATAATGGAATGCATGAGGTCAGGTGGGAGAGAGTGGGGCTGAGatgaggcagggagagaggagaacaCTTGACCTTCACCTGTCACCTCTATCTCTCACCCTGAgagttcttcttcacctttgtATTTCCTCCCTTGACCCACCATCTTTCATCTCTCCTTCCTTCACcccatctctccttccttcaccccatctctccttccttcactAATTTTATTCCCCTATTTTCCTCCCTTATAGTTTGCTTCCTTCCTTTAGAGTTTtcatctatttccattttttttcaacattttttctcTTCTACCCTTGGATTCAATATAATTTTCTGGAATTGCTGTCCTTTCAGAAGAGTTCTAGTCTTGAAGCAATATATGCATCATTTGTTTCTCCACTAATGAAGTAGTTACTCCTCTGACTCTTGTATCTACCTGTGATCTGGGGGGCCTTACCCAGTAAGGAGCCACCTACTGCTGGGGATGGGGAGAAATGAAATATCCCAGGGTGCAACTGTGTCCAGAGGCTCCCCTTCCAGGACCTGCACATACAATAGCTTTTCATGCACCCAGAGAATctgattctgggagagattgaaaataaaaggagaaggggcagcagaggatgagatggttagatagcactactgactcaatggacatgaatttgagcaaactctgggagatagtggaggacaacgaagcctggcatgctgcagtccacagggtcacaaagagttggacacgacttagcaactgaacaaccaaagCAGTTAACATCAGGTACCTATCATGCACTATGAGCAAggatacaaattgtgaaatcaagACCTATGTCTGTAACACAGTATGGTTCAATAGTGGAGGAAAATCATAGACAAATGAAATGTTTGTTAACGTTATGATGTGTTAACTGTTACATGAAAAACTACTGGTACAAAAATGTATTGATATTAAAGACTGGAAAAAGGGAGGAGGGCTTTAGAGTAAGAGACTGTACAGAGAAGATTGATTGCCATTTATTATTCCAGATACTGTTCTATgaaatttatgtattattttatttaattccctAGACAATTCATAGGGAAAACATTTTCTTATAGATGTAGAACCTAGGACTCAGATTAAGTGACTTGCTGAAGGTCAAATCTCAAGGATGTAGAAGCTTGAAATTTTGACTGTTTCTATTGGACTCCAAGTGTCTTGCTACCACTATGTCACACTGAATATTTGAAAGGCAGGTTGCATGTGTCTTTTGACAGCTTTAAGCTATTTCATGAATATGTATTCCAGCACCAATTAGTGACCTGTCTAGAGAAGGACTACTTAGATCAGCACCCGGTATTATGATATGCACATGAGAATGTCCATCTTCTGGACTTGGACAAATCATTTTGAGCCCCTGAGCACTTGAAAGGTGAGCAGCAACTTCAGACAGAGGTCTGTCGTTTGTGTTACTTAGGTGTATGGAGAAGACACCATGGCATCAGGGAACCTCACGTGGGTGTCAGAATTTGTCCTCCTGGGACTCTCACAGACTCAGGAGCTCCAGCTCTTCTTGTTTCTGGTGTTCCTGCTAGTCTACACCACCACTGTCATGGGAAACCTCCTCATCATGATCACAGTGACCTCTGATTCCAGGCTCCACACACCCATGTATTTCCTGCTGCGAAATCTTGCTGTCATAGACCTCTGCTATTCCACAGTCACTTCTCCAAAGATGTTAGTGGACTTCTTGCATGAGACCAAGACCATCTCCTACCATGGCTGCATGGCCCAGATCTTCTTTTTCCACCTCTTGGGAGGTGGGACTGTCTTCTTCCTctcagtgatggcctatgaccgctacaTAGCCATCTCCCGGCCTCTCCACTACATCACCATCATGAACACTCGAGTGTGTGTGGGGCTGGTGGTGGCTGCCTGGGTAGGGGGCTTTGTCCACTCCATTGTCCAGCTGGTTCTGATGCTCCCATTGCCTTTTTGTGGCTCCAACACCCTGGATAACTTCTACTGTGACATTCCACAAGTGCTGAGGCTTGCCTGCACAGACACCTCCCTCCTGGAGTTCCTTATGATCTCCAACAGTGGGATGCTGGTCCTCATCTGGTTCCTCCTCCTTCTGATCTCTTATACTGTCATCCTGGTGATGCTGCGGTCTCAGTCTGGGCAGGCGAGGAGGAAGGCAGCTTCCACCTGCATCACTCACATCATCGTTGTGTCTATGATCTTCATTCCCTGTATCTGTATCTATGCCCGGCCATTCACTTCATTCCTCATGGACAAGACTGTGTCCATCAGCTACACTGTCTTGACCCCCATGCTCAATCCCATCATCTACACCCTGAGGAACCGGGAGATGCAGGCAGCCATGAATAGATTAGGCAAGCGCCTAGTGATTTCCAGCAGGAAGTGAAATTAAAATAGGTTGACTTTAAATGACAGATCTTCCCTCTGaacttttgtttttccatgtgagaaacaatgaaaaatatttattgagtgtggCAGTTGAAATTAAGCTAGTATTTCTACAGAACTTCTCCTGTGTCAGATGTTGTGTTTAGGCACTTTTACACTTTTGTCTTATTCTCAGAAGACTGACAGtggatatattattattatattaaacaGTTTGCAAGTGAAAAAACTCAGAGAGAACTGACTTTCTCAACAAAAAAGAGCAAGTGAGGGGCAGAGCCTGGTCAATAGACGGTTCCTCTGACTCCAAGTTTcgaggcaggagatgtggatggAATTTGAAATTCAGGGTCTGATATAATCACAAGGGAAAACTTGGAGAATTCCTCATCTGTGGATGGATATCTGTGAAGAATGGCCTACACTTTCATCTGAATTCTAGagcaatcacatttttttttctgttccctgCCTCTATGCCTCATTTTCCATGGTGGTATTTTGGAAgtagtcttatttttaatattttttcataaacaaTGAGTTTTTATTACAtaactcttttttcatttttaatattatctaGATATTTCCCATAAGAGTATTTTCCTTTGATTTGTTCCTTTTCTACCAAATGCTCCTTGGATAATCAGAACTATTTTGCTTTCTGCACACAATCTTTACATCACTTGCATGATATGGCTAAGAAGAGGATGCTGTAGTATGGTTGGGGAACCAAAGCCAGAGAGGGCAGGGCCACGTCTATTAGTGATCCTGATTTAGGTATGGGTTCAGTCCAAAGCTGCCAACCTCATGgggttttgcctttctttttgagTTCCTACCCTGGAATGAGGGCTTTCCTGGGGTTGAGGATTGAGCTGTATTCATCTTTAAATCCTCTTAGCACCTAGACATTATCCTATTCAGATAagcatttctgctttttcttgcACCCTGTTCTTTCCCTTTCAAGTTCAAATCTTTTCATTTGTCGCTCTATAACCAGTATTTATATACCCCATCTCTTTGAGGTATGTTTCCCTTTGTTAACATCTTGGGCAATGTATAACATTGCTCCGAAGTtaagaagataataaaaacattttcttgtttCTGCTTCCCTCCCAGCAATAATCACATCTAGGAAATAAAAGC
Proteins encoded in this window:
- the LOC113878471 gene encoding olfactory receptor 4D1-like — protein: MASGNLTWVSEFVLLGLSQTQELQLFLFLVFLLVYTTTVMGNLLIMITVTSDSRLHTPMYFLLRNLAVIDLCYSTVTSPKMLVDFLHETKTISYHGCMAQIFFFHLLGGGTVFFLSVMAYDRYIAISRPLHYITIMNTRVCVGLVVAAWVGGFVHSIVQLVLMLPLPFCGSNTLDNFYCDIPQVLRLACTDTSLLEFLMISNSGMLVLIWFLLLLISYTVILVMLRSQSGQARRKAASTCITHIIVVSMIFIPCICIYARPFTSFLMDKTVSISYTVLTPMLNPIIYTLRNREMQAAMNRLGKRLVISSRK